From Pedobacter indicus, a single genomic window includes:
- a CDS encoding SDR family oxidoreductase → MKTALITGGTKGMGRAISLALGNDGYNLIICARNQDDLDRIAKEIAKVNAEVQVYTQVCDFSDEEQVNNLIYWVEKEFDQIDVLVNNVGLFVPGRFFDEKPGALKQHMQINVFAPHALSRAIGKVMKKHGSGNIFNVTSVASREVVPTAASYSVTKFALAGLTNIIREELKKHGVKVTEIVPGSTLTSSWEGTTVPAKEFVLPEDIAKAVMSVLSMSEGANVDEVVVRPIKGQI, encoded by the coding sequence ATGAAAACAGCATTGATTACCGGTGGGACAAAAGGAATGGGCAGGGCAATTTCCTTGGCCTTGGGCAACGACGGTTATAATCTGATCATCTGCGCCCGAAATCAGGATGATCTGGATCGCATAGCAAAAGAAATAGCGAAAGTGAATGCCGAGGTGCAAGTGTATACCCAAGTATGTGACTTTTCTGATGAGGAACAGGTGAATAATTTAATTTACTGGGTAGAAAAAGAATTTGACCAGATCGATGTGCTGGTAAATAATGTAGGCCTCTTTGTTCCGGGACGCTTTTTTGATGAAAAACCGGGTGCTTTGAAACAACACATGCAGATCAATGTATTCGCTCCGCACGCTTTGTCACGAGCCATTGGTAAGGTGATGAAGAAACATGGGTCGGGAAATATTTTTAACGTTACTTCGGTGGCTTCCAGAGAGGTAGTGCCAACGGCAGCTTCTTATTCTGTAACAAAATTTGCCTTGGCAGGTCTAACAAATATCATACGTGAAGAGTTGAAGAAGCATGGGGTCAAAGTAACAGAGATTGTCCCTGGGTCAACTTTAACTTCGTCGTGGGAGGGTACAACTGTTCCGGCAAAGGAATTTGTTTTGCCGGAAGATATAGCCAAAGCTGTGATGTCTGTACTTTCCATGAGCGAGGGCGCGAATGTGGATGAAGTAGTAGTTCGGCCGATAAAAGGCCAGATCTAG